The sequence ACACCAACACCTCCCCTCCAAGATCCTTTAAATTACCGTCAAGTACCTCCATTCCAAAAAATAACTATGACCTTTCTCGTCCAAACTTTGAAAGGAAACCTCCCAGAATTTTCACTCTCATTGAAAGCCGAACCAAGTTGTTCGAAAGATTGAAAGCTGCAAGTATGCTTCATCCCATCGAACCTAAACCTGTCAACAAAAACTCTAAATTCTTTAGAGCTGATCAGATATATGCATACCACTCCAATAGTGCAGGACATACCACCGAAGATTGCATCAACCTGAATCATAAGATTCAAGACTTAATTGATCACAATGTGGTCACCCTCAGACTGCCTCTCCTAATATGCATAGTAAACCTCTACCGAATCATGGGGGAGATACTATTAATATGATTGAAATTGAAGAGGATTGGGGTGCTGCTAAGACAATAGTCCCATCGAATCTTGACAGTCTTGAGAAGGTTGTAGCCTCTCTAAGCATAAGCAAGAAGCCTGAGTTCGTGATAAAAACACCCCATCAAGCTTTTGTTTTAGGGCCAAAGAAGGGCCTTACTGAGAAAGAGTTTGTGATAATGGCATTTCATCAAGCTTTTACTTTAGTGCCAAAGGAAGGCCTTACcaagaaagagtttgtgatcGAGATCGCTACCGCCCATGGTATGACTAGATCTGGTAAATGTTATACACCAGAAGAATTGGCTCAAGGAGGCCACAAGATAGACCACCAGAAAAGGCCAATCAGTGAAGCTGAAGTCGAGGAGTTTTGGCAGAGAATGCAGCCTAAAGAGTATTCCATCATGAAACATTTGGAGAAGACACTTGCTCAAATTTCTGTGTGGGCATTATTGATGAGTTCAGAGCAACATAGAAATGCTTTGTTAAAGGCTTTGAATGAGACTCACGTACCGGTGGGGACAAACAATGATAATCTCACAGCCATAGTAAGTCAATTCATCGGAGGCCATCGTGTTAGTTTTAGCGATGAAGAGTTGCCTTGTGAAGGGGTGATTCATAACAAAGCCTTGCACATCACAATCAAGTGTCGGGACAAGATTGTGAATCATGTTCTGATAGATAACTGATTTGGACTTAATATTTGCCCATTGTCGACTCTCAAGCAACTGAATTTTGATCTTGGTAAGATTCCTCATAACCAAGTCAATGTTAGAGTTTTCGACGGGGGTCAAAGAGAAACATTGGGCGCTGTTAGTCTAGGTATTAAAGTAGGACCTACAGATTTCATTGTCGAGTTCCAGGTGATGGACATCACCACTAGCTACAACCTTTTACTCGGAAGACCTTGGATCCATATGGTTGGGGCCGTGCCTTGTATCCTCCATCAGTTAATGAAGTTTGTGTGGAACGATCACGAAGTAGTCATTCATGGTGAAGGAAGACATTCTAATGACTATGACCCAATTGTCGACGATGTGGCTAGAGGTTCTGACTTCTATACAATAGAGATAATGAATGCTACCAATGATGATTTGGCCTCACATTCCCCTATGCCTTCCATTTACAAGATGATAGCCATTTTGATGTTGAGAAGTGGATTTGAACCTGGTTTTGGGTTGGGAAAATATTTGCAAGGTATCACTGAGCCTATTCAAATTTTCACAAAAGGTTCAAAGTCTGGCTTGGGATACATCCCAAGAGCATATGATCAGACGGGAGCTTCGAGTAACAAGGTGGTTGATTGGGAATTAGCAAAATCGGTACCTCACTTATATCAATCTTTTCCAATGcaaaaatatgtcaaaaatgATGGCCTCGAGAAGGGAATCAGGAATCTTTTTGAAGAATCAGATGCTGTGCTTGAGGAGATGATCGAGACATCTGGCATTCGAGATGCCAAACCAGAAGAGCAAGTGCCTAATTGGACATCTACACAACTCCTGGTTCCTCACTCGTCTTGGTAGACAAAGACACATCTATTTTGCTTATTTCTAAACTCGGTGGTAGTCAGAATGAGGCCTAAGACCCACCTTTTATGTCGTTTTACCTCTTTAAGCTTTAATTTCCCTCATGATGTTTGAAAAGGCAGATTGGCCTATAGTCATGGCCAAAgtttgtactttattttaattaaataaaagccTCCTCTATTGCTTAAATCTATTTATTCACAACTTACTAAtttgttttaaactttttttcatCTGACATggcttatttatgatttcagtaaaaataacttaaaacctgccaatatcatgtcatgtcataAGCTGAGTGAGCAAAATGAGATAGATGAGAATGAGTTCAAGGAATATGATGAAGAGACCATGGTTCCAGAACACCTCGCAGAAGAATTGAAACAGTTTGAGAATCAAGAGAAACCAAATTTAGAAAAGACTGAAACCGTGAACCTGGGAGATAAAGAAAGTGTGAAAGAAACCAGGATCAATGTCCATTTCACAGAAACTCAGAAACAAGAGCTCATCAGTTTGCTTAAGCAGTCCATCGATTTATTTGCTTGGTCTTATGATGATATCCCCGGATTGAGAAAATATATGGTTTCTcacaagttgccgatcaatccAGATTTCAGTCTGATAAAGCAGAAAAGTCAGAAGTTCAAGCCAGATTTGAGTttgaaaattaaagaagaagttACCAAATAGATTCAAGACAAAGTTGTGGAGGTTAATAAATATCCAACTTGGTTAGCCAATATTGTTCCAGTGCCTAAGAAAGATGGTAAAATTAGAATATGTGTTGATTATAGAGATCTCAATAAAGCAAGTCCCAAAGACAATTTTCCGTTGCCGAATGTCCACATTCTCATTGAcaactgtgctaagcatgaaATGCAATCATTTGTGGATTGTTTTGCGGGTTATCATTAGATTTTGATGGATAAAAAAGATGCTGAAAAGATAGCTTTCATTACACCATGGGGAGTTTATCATTACCGGGTAATGCCATTTGGTCTTAAGAATGCCGGGGCCACATACATGAGAGCCACGACAACTATCTTCTATGATATGATCCATAAGGAGATTTAAGTATATGTGGTTGCCATAATCATCAAGTCCCGCAAGAGTTAAGATCACTTGACCCATTTGAAAAAGTTCTTTGATCGGTTGTGTCAATATAACTTGAAGTTGAATCTTgctaaatgtgcttttggagtaCCCGCTGGTAAATTATTGGGTTTCATAGTTAGTAGAAGAGGTATTGAGCTTGATCCTACCAAAGTCTAGGCGATTCATGATTTATCGCCTCCGAAGACTAAGAAAGAAGTTATGAGTTTCCTTGGAAGATTGAACTATATCAGTCGATGCATAGCTCAATCCATGGTGGTTTGCGAGCCCATCtttaagtttttgaaaaaagatgcaCTAACGGTATGGACCGAAGAGTGTCAAAAAGCTTTCAATACTATCAAAGATTATTTGACAAATCCACCGGTATTGGTACCTCCGCGAGAAGGAAGTCCATTGTTACTATACTTGTCCATCTCAGAGAATGCATTCGGGTGTGTATTAGGACAACATGATGAAACTGGAAAGAAGGAACGCGCGATCTACTATCTTAGCAAGAAGTTTACTCCATTTGAGGCTCGGTACACTCTATTAGAAagaacatgttgtgctttgacttggatcaCCCAAAAGTTGAGGCATTATTTGTCTTCATATACTACATATCTTATTTCCAAGATGGATTcattgaagtatattttccagaaagttATGCCGACTGGAAAATTGGCGAAATGGCAGATGCTTCTGAGcgagtttgacattgtgtatgttACTTAAAAAGCGGTAAAAGGACAAGCATTAGCTGATCATCTTGTAGAAAATCCAATTGATGAAGAATATGAACCGCTCAAAACATACTTCCCTGACGAAGATGTGTTGTTCATAGGAGAAAGCATTGTTGAGTCATACCCTGGTTGGAGAGTATTTTTTGATGGAGCGGTGAATTATAATGGAGTTGGAATTGGAGCGGTTCTAATATCGGAGTCCGGCCAACATTACCCGTGGCGGCTAAACTTTGATTCCATTGCACTAATAATATGGCAGAATACGAGGCTTGCGTTCTTGGCAAAATGTTAGCCATAGACATGAATGTCCAAGAGTTGCTGGTAATTGGAGATTCAGACTTGTTAATTCACCAGGTTCAAGGGGAATGTGCTGTGAAGAATCCAAAGATTTCGAAAGATAGAGTTTATGCACACTCCAAGGTTGCAAAATGAATTtgccgatgctcttgccactATCTCCACTATGATCAAGCATCCAGATCAGAATTACATCGATCCTTTGGAGATAGATTTAAAGGAACAACCCGCTCATTGTTCGCATGTCGAAGCGGAACCAGACGAAAAGCCTTGGTATTATGATATAAAGAAGTACCCGGAGACTGGAATTTATTCAGAAGATGCAACATCCAATCAAAAGAAGGCAATACGTCGATTGGCTAACAATTTCTTTCcaagtggggaaatcctttataggaggactccagatttgGGACTTCTCAAGTGCGTAGATTCCATGGAAGCTACAAGACTTCTTGATGAGGTACATGCTGGAGTCTGTGGACCTCATATGAACGGGCTACTTTGGCAAAAAAGATCATTCGAGCtggttatttttggatgactatggagcaTGATTGTTGTAGATTTGTGCAAAAGCGTCATAAATGCCAAGTACATGGTGAATTGATCCGAGTACCCCCTCACGAACTTAATGCTATGGGATCTCCTTGGCCATTCGTGGCATgaggcatggatgtcattggtccaatTGAGCCAGCTGCCTCTAATGGACATAGATTtattttggttgccattgatTACTTCaccaaatgggtggaagcaaATTCTTAAAAATCTGTGACGAAGAAGGTAGTGGCTGATTACGTTCATAACAACTTGATGTGTCGATTTGGACTACCTGATTCCATTATTACAGACAATGGTGCAAACCTCAACAATCATTTGATGAAGGAGCTATGTGAGCAATTTAAGATTACTCACTGAAATTTGACTGCTTATCGTCCTCAAATGAATGGAGCCGTAGAAGCTGCCAATAAGAAtatcaaaaagattttgagaAAGATTATTAATAATCATAGAGGTTGGCATGAGATGTtaccatatgctttgttgggatACCAAACAACTGTCAGAACATCAATCGGAACAACTCCATACTTACTAGTATACGGGACAGAAGCAGTGATACTTGctgaagttgaaataccttcattgaggATCATTCAAAAAGTTAAACTGAGCAATGTTGATTGGGTTTGTAATCGGATTGAATACTTAGCCTTAATTGATGAAAAGAGGATGACCGTTGTTTGTCATGGACAATTATATCAAGAGAGGATAATTCGTGCTTTCAATAAAAAAGTGAGATCTTGAACATTTGAAAAAGGACAATTGGTCCTCAAACGCATCTTCCCCCATCAAGATGAGTATAAGgagaaatttgcaccaaattggcaaggaccatACATGGTTCGTAAAGTAttatctggaggtgccttgATCCTATTAGAGATGGATGGCCAGGAGTGGCCAAAACCAATCAACTCAGATGCTGTCAAGAGATACTACGTCTGAAGATCAGTTTTTCTCTcatcactttccttgtaatcgtaTCATTTGCTTGTAATTGCTTATGTAAAGTTTTTATATCCTTGTATTGAGCTACGtatgacctgaattctcaaaaaatgatctacgtaggcggcctatgtcggcctcagTCATCTTCTTATTAAAATTTCCTATTACTTTTATTCCCAAAAGGGGAACtatgtttgacctgattcctacctcaacgggatacgtaggcaccACAACGGCTCGGTCATACACCCCATAAAATTtccatttcttttaataatggAAACTGGGGATGAATTTTTTAGAGGAGCTCAAAAATTCTAAAGAACCTTCGTCAGCAAGACAAAATTGAGCATGCATTAGGAAAAGGTAattggggcagaatttttgagaagatctcaaaaattccacaAGTCTTCCTACCAAAGACTTGAGAAATGCCAAGACATTTCACTGGGGTAGAATTTTTtagaagatctcaaaaattctatcAAAAGTTCAAAGTTAACGACAAGTAATCTCCAGCGTGATCAGAAGCTCATGAACTCTAATAGCTTAGAAATTCAAAGTCAAACTTCATATTTCCCCAGCTTAAAAGGACTTTTAGATTGGATATATCGAAACTTGAACCGAAGTGTTCACTTAAGCTTTAatgtgacatgacacttggcagtgaccCTCATCaaattacttttcaaaaatctattttttcttaaaactttagacatatatcaaatattttgtataaaatatagATCTATCTTATGTGTACCAAGAAGCGGGAAGCTAGAAGTAATCAACCAAAGATAGCATGAGGAAGAGCAAGCAATCAAAGAAGTCAACACAAATTAGTTCActtaaaactaataaattttcTGTGGATACAGGTTTACAAGGATATCAAGAGATAATCATGTTCAACAAACATGGGAAAGTCGGAATAGCAAAAGCGCCCAAGACTAACATTTTCGTTACGCAGGAAAAGACATTGATATTCATCCGATAAAAGTAATTAACTTGGTATTTTGAACACCAATTTCTTgttcatatttctcaaaaaaaaaat is a genomic window of Solanum stenotomum isolate F172 unplaced genomic scaffold, ASM1918654v1 scaffold37471, whole genome shotgun sequence containing:
- the LOC125852613 gene encoding uncharacterized protein LOC125852613 encodes the protein MHTPRLQNEFADALATISTMIKHPDQNYIDPLEIDLKEQPAHCSHVEAEPDEKPWYYDIKKYPETGIYSEDATSNQKKAIRRLANNFFPSGEILYRRTPDLGLLKCVDSMEATRLLDEVHAGVCGPHMNGLLWQKRSFELVIFG